Proteins encoded within one genomic window of Ursus arctos isolate Adak ecotype North America unplaced genomic scaffold, UrsArc2.0 scaffold_7, whole genome shotgun sequence:
- the VSIR gene encoding V-type immunoglobulin domain-containing suppressor of T-cell activation, with protein sequence MGVPLVPEAGGPRWGPVLLALFLAASRGLVAAFKVATPYSLYVCSEGQNVTLTCRILGPMAKGHDVTYYKTWYRSSRGEVQVCTERRPIRNLTFQDLHLHHSGHQANTSQDLAQRSGLESVSDHHGNFSITMRHLTALDSGLYCCLVVEIRHHHSEQRVHGAMELQVQTDEAASGRCIAYPPSPRESESITAAALATGACIVGILCLPLILLLVYKQRQVASNRRAQELVRMDSNNMQGIENPGFEVSPSSQGMPEAKPRSPLSYMAQRQPSESGRHLLSEPCTPLSPPGPGDVFFPTLDPVPDSPNSEAI encoded by the exons GTCTGGTGGCAGCCTTCAAGGTCGCCACGCCGTATTCCCTGTATGTGTGTTCTGAGGGGCAGAACGTCACCCTCACCTGCAGGATCCTGGGCCCCATGGCCAAAGGGCACGACGTGACCTACTACAAGACCTGGTACCGCAGCTCGCGGGGCGAAGTGCAGGTGTGCACGGAGCGCCGGCCCATCCGCAACCTCACGTTCCAGGACCTCCACCTGCACCACAGCGGCCACCAGGCCAACACCAGCCAGGACCTGGCCCAGCGCTCCGGGCTGGAATCGGTGTCCGACCACCACGGCAACTTCTCCATCACCATGCGCCACCTGACCGCCCTGGACAGCGGCCTCTACTGCTGCCTGGTGGTGGAGATCAGGCACCACCACTCGGAGCAGAGGGTCCACGGTGCCATGGAGCTGCAGGTGCAGACAG ATGAAGCGGCATCAGGCCGGTGCATCGCGTACCCACCTTCACCCAGGGAGAGCGAAA GTATCACGGCTGCCGCTCTGGCGACGGGCGCCTGCATCGTAGGCATCCTGTGCCTTCCCCTCATCCTGCTCCTGGTCTACAAGCAAAGGCAGGTGGCCTCCAACCGCC GTGCCCAGGAGCTGGTGCGGATGGACAG CAACAACATGCAAGGAATCGAAAACCCCGGCTTTGAGGTCTCCCCGTCTTCCCAGGGCATGCCGGAGGCCAAACCCAGGTCTCCGCTGTCCTACATGGCCCAGCGGCAGCCTTCAGAGTCCGGGCGGCACCTGCTGTCCGAGCCCTGCACTCCTCTGTCtccaccaggccctggggatgtCTTCTTTCCAACCCTCG ACCCTGTGCCTGACTCCCCGAACTCTGAGGCCATCTAG
- the CUNH10orf105 gene encoding uncharacterized protein C10orf105 homolog, giving the protein MSTQRPSPLAFLTAPVTPGSPTEAADPLPMLIALACIFLLLAICLLFMTLCKPAALDPTQRRARECMPHHPGSSSEPQLRLWKRLGSLRRSLHSFRRGRPAPRRPLPGCDDGRDCDCTESTKM; this is encoded by the coding sequence ATGAGCACACAGCGTCCCAGCCCCCTCGCCTTCCTCACGGCTCCTGTCACGCCCGGCAGCCCCACAGAGGCAGCTgaccccctccccatgctcatcGCCCTCGCCTGCATCTTCCTCCTGCTGGCCATCTGTCTGCTGTTCATGACCCTCTGCAAACCGGCCGCGCTGGACCCGACCCAGCGCCGGGCTAGGGAGTGCATGCCCCACCACCCCGGGAGCTCCAGCGAGCCGCAGCTCAGGCTCTGGAAGCGCCTGGGCTCTCTGCGCCGCTCCCTTCATAGCTTCCGCCGAGGCAGGCCTGCTCCCCGACGCCCCCTGCCGGGCTGTGATGACGGCCGCGACTGTGACTGCACAGAATCTACCAAGATGTGA